One window of Ammospiza nelsoni isolate bAmmNel1 chromosome 12, bAmmNel1.pri, whole genome shotgun sequence genomic DNA carries:
- the CEP250 gene encoding centrosome-associated protein CEP250, protein MAGSAGYGELSPGSLRRRLRSAEEAQQRQAGLLRQLQDEVSSGRCPAAGRGSGAARAALGDSAETRGASPGGRRRARGGEAPGAPVPPRASLKTRFGRFKDPLEQPDVGSGYAEPVGQVLQYQTWCRELEQQVKAGRGSLPGRWEATADHSLEKALLQVEEEQHRCENLAEVNTLLREHLDKASEVNSALKEDVGKLTVDWMRAREELELKESEWHSERELYDSYMRGEHGRLLGLWQQVVTLRRLFLEMKTATDRDLSELKAEQMRLSGSILVTCSRLNSCVQLRESIPLGKPVLKDQAEQQVEPKINHTAQEVIALQVRCDMEKKELQDRVMELSALLVQSQKQNEEKEKTMKTLNDTVEILESSWIEKEFTASLTNSAKEENLFLQKLIKNITEMVLDDSDSMVSIICTGSSQHADSGHIFSAPRSVDTGRAFGLVLEALARMRGATRALREELSARQDSNKFLLQQQRHQEEKCREVQQRLEQLEEKCRKSSSHQQHLQSLVETLRSDCANLEKTREELQEQLGLREQEASCLRQSNAELQMREESAQAEKAEQQDRMERARREQELLVKDLAALEEKHSLLQSELVVQRQTLEKLQLQKDLLEQEKDEFAMALEKAERSVAELTGAQNKLNAERADLQAAAAKMSSINEALALDKVELNKCVWQLEQEKEALSAKVDEMERAKICEQEKLNFYERANKELCAEKAWLEQLLKEAEEQREELWLELRTLGEEKAETQEKFHQVSQKQESLSKALEQLSQESSDQGHELAQVGREKELLGQEKAALEGRLAAVERHQHDLSKQLAETRSAKESLQSRLFAAQQQISQLEITRNHLEAQVLIITQAKEVIEGEVKCLQRELEAERALRRQEQEDTAQQLVQAEQQHQESLRLQGTAQQLEIKKLLQDLASERERHRAEMQETLEQWGKEKAEREQEHKKELSEMRQKVATLLAQQEEERSRFENAKQEVLLEEQKEKSALSEALLQTQGELIRARQQVQQLRQEVTEQQEKGQTVKANLQAELEEAHSEAQAAQRRHEEELQGLKEEINLLLEQREALQKQVAELTSQLAASRECQERTVQRAQQDVREAQEVSRQKLLEAEQTQKMLEEAEHQKKELQVYLEYLERERSRLEEVAQKNSELQASVNALEKEKARLTLSLEEKDLSLRTLEENNLAQISQVSQLHSALTQAEELHSEHRREVQELNKQIQALQDAVLQMEASQATRQKQLLKELEESQAGERSLRDSVHVLEAEVSELRVKLQSSDDRAEALATQCQQASGAHQETQSQLDKLLLALHHMIRVSRDLVTWSSEEDHVMGLTASQAGDVSTELTVDRVAAALQDLQQHLEHSQKDLNDARNRIQALELELVTRQDQIDNLRASNQELQIQLDESRAAMLKAEHQKTSLETALKEETITLKEEAVALRQEVASLKKKLENLEKERKDVLHEQDRLQADKEKLECEIKLLEESVTASETRANTAIDKNHSLEQELQTALSMLKIKNEEVQNQGKKMEILQKEAAETKALQEHLTHVTAILSEREGEMKLYQEQMRMLEKQKEMHKTALNQVIKDITEKEQKTESQQEQIQELEKQQEKQRIVLSKMSQELEEKDQEIRSQEELIRELEKQLELQNSAVSRVSKELEERHLEIKFQEEKIMILEQHGAVQVRNLLVDLDDMKGNLKEKGLELLSLTQQIQELEKEREDVKSLNASLEHLRTILKDRESECDAQREELRLLQQYKEQQDRHLQELLDKVEIMTLSLSKKEQELESQQKQMQEVEEVMEMQLKTVRDQLEQTLATLKEKDRLMDIQKQQTRSYEEKKEEQINVLHRDLEYSRTILKEKDLMIESQKELIETFQKQKQDSEQQKQILHCLQVELKEKEQEILSLRKQCEACKEKEEKLEAEQRNFHATALSLKEKEDKICVLEDTITKLQQQKEETAVQAKAILQKLEYAESSLEAKHQEIVALQEHVQDLQEQKEVAGKQAKSLEQDLDKASQMLKKNHLEFLKQTEQMNTFQLREESMKVALTSCQKQVTLLEEVVRKKDEDNDTLRQKLQHVEEELKTLQNLQLRLTEKNEGVRHDGEQEFLKETFPEREGEIRAQSEQKQIEVEIRALREDLQHVQHTLTKKDKEVKYQTDKVKYLKKTLIEREQELRRQSELLKELTLALRWKDEGETLKKQIQKLQKWEEEEAEKRKILQERDYLLQRQKEITQQLEAEREANGKDLECVTAALKQRESREHEWRENAQVLSAALSKSEMANGNLKKEITILQRMISERDTDRFRQQVGTGIDLQSTATHLNYSSDVSQEEQALAEGEQLSWLSEKRLMLQSLECLQRAVAKLEDEKVKLNQQNTELRRTLEQVEHERRRLKRCFRGRLLPDASGFSLSESDQCKSPASRQEESHAHCSQRLAELQNQVSLLQSQLAQERQHCQNYIESCARTRQELSDLHQELSCSFAAVLKEPEVAVLEEETRKLDQSLNLNSALTPLDHHSLERQLEHPRARPARSNDDLR, encoded by the exons ATGGCGGGCAGCGCGGGCTATGGGGAGCTCAGCCCGGGCTCgctgcggcggcggctgcggAGCGCGGAGGAGGCGCAGCAGCGCCAGGCGGGGCTGTTGCGGCAGCTGCAGGACGAGGTGAGCAGCGGGCGGTGCCCGGCGGCGGGGagggggagcggggccgcccgCGCTGCCCTGGGGGACTCGGCGGAAACTCGCGGGGCCTccccgggcgggcggcgccgAGCTCGGGGCGGGGAAGCCCCGGGAGCGCCCGTCCCGCCGCG AGCAAGTTTGAAAACTCGTTTCGGTCGCTTCAAGGACCCCCTTGAACAGCCAGATGTTGGCTCGGGGTACGCGGAGCCCGTAGGTCAG GTACTGCAGTACCAGACCTGGTGTCGAGAGTTGGAGCAGCAAGTGAAAGCTGGAAGG GGATCCCTTCCAGGCAGGTGGGAAGCCACAGCAGACCACAGCCTGGAGAAAGCACTGCTTCAGGTggaagaggagcagcacag gTGTGAGAATCTGGCAGAAGTGAACACTCTCCTGCGGGAGCACCTCGATAAAGCCAGCGAGGTGAATTCTGCCCTCAAGGAAGACGTTGGGAAGCTGACGGTGGATTGGATGAGGGCccgggaggagctggagctgaaggaGAGCGAATGGCACAGTGAACGGGAG CTTTATGACAGCTACATGAGGGGGGAGCACGGccggctgctggggctgtggcagcaggtgGTGACCTTGCGCCGCCTCTTCCTGGAGATGAAAACCGCCACGGACCG AGATTTGTCAGAGCTGAAGGCAGAACAGATGAGGCTTTCTGGATCTATTCTTGTGACCTGCTCTCGCCTGAACTCCTGTGTGCAGCTCAGGGAGTCCATCCCTCTGGGTAAACCTGTCCTGAAGgatcaggcagagcagcaagtGGAACCAAAAATAAACCACACAGCTCAGGAAGTGATAGCCTTACAAGTCAGGTGTGACATGGAGAAGAAAGAGCTTCAGGACAG GGTGATGGAGCTCTCAGCCTTGCTTGTACAGTCTCAGAAGCAGAacgaggagaaggagaagaccATGAAAACACTTAACGACACAGTGGAGATTCTA GAATCAAGTTGGATAGAGAAAGAATTTACAGCTTCATTGACTAACAGTGCCAAAGAAGAGAATCTTTTCCTTCAAAAGCTCATTAAAAATATCACTGAG ATGGTGCTAGATGACAGTGACAGCATGGTCAGCATTATCTGCACTGGCAGTTCCCAGCATGCAGACTCTGGGCACATCTTCTCAGCTCCAAGGTCTGTTGATACAGGACGTGCCTTTGGACTGGTTCTGGAAGCACTGGCAAGGATGCGAGGGGCAACACGG GCCCTGAGAGAAGAGCTTTCTGCTAGGCAGGACTCAAacaaattcctgctgcagcagcagaggcatcAGGAGGAGAAGTGCAGGGAGGTGCAGCAAAGGCTTGAGCAACTGGAGGAGAAATGCCGGAAGtccagcagccaccagcagcatctTCAGTCTTTAGTAGAAACACTCAGAAG TGACTGTGCAAACCTTGAGAAAaccagggaagagctgcaggaacagcttggATTAAGGGAGCAAGAAGCTTCATGTCTGCGTCAGAGTAATGCTGAGCTGCAGATGAGGGAGGAGTCAGCCCAGgcagaaaaggcagagcagcaggacaggatggAGAGAGCACGCCGTGAGCAGGAGCTCCT AGTGAAGGACCTGGCTGCACTTGAGGAAAAGCACTCATTACTGCAGAGTGAGTTGGTAGTCCAGAGACAGACACTGGAGAAATTGCAACTTCAGAAGGATCTGCTGGAACAGGAGAAGGATGAGTTTGCCATGGCTCTGGAGAAG GCAGAGCGGTCAGTGGCAGAGCTGACAGGGGCTCAGAACAAGCTGAATGCTGAAAGAGCTGatctgcaggctgcagcagcaaagatgAGCAGCATCAATGAAGCTCTTGCATTGGACAAAGTGGAGCTGAACAAATGTGTGTGGCAG CTGGAGCAAGAGAAGGAAGCTTTGTCTGCTAAAGTGGATGAGATGGAGAGAGCAAAGATCTGtgagcaggagaagctgaacTTCTATGAAAGAGCAAACAAAGAGCTCTGTGCAGAGAAAGCCTGGCTAGAGCAGCTACtgaaggaagcagaggagcaacgggaggagctgtggctggagcttaGGACACTGGgagaggagaaagcagaaacccAGGAGAAATTCCATCAG GTTTCCCAGAAGCAAGAATCATTGAGCaaagctctggagcagctgagccaggaATCCTCTGACCAAGGGCATGAACTGGCGCAGGTGGGCAgagagaaggagctgctgggccaggAGAAGGCTGCCCTTGAGGGCCGACTGGCAGCCGTGGAGCGCCACCAACATGACCTTTCCAAGCAGCTGGCAGAGACCAG GTCAGCAAAGGAGAGCCTGCAATCCAGGCTGtttgctgctcagcagcagataTCACAGCTGGAGATCACCAGGAACCATCTGGAGGCTCAAGTGCTCATAATCACACAGGCCAAGGAGGTGATAGAAG GAGAAGTGAAGTGCCTGCAACGTGAGCTGGAAGCAGAGAGAGCTctcaggaggcaggagcaggaagacACAGCTCAACAGCtcgtgcaggcagagcagcagcatcaggaaaGCCTCAGGCTTCAGGGAACTGCTCAGCAACTGGAAATAAAGAAGCTCCTGCAAGACCTG GCAAGTGAGCGTGAAAGGCACCGTGCAGAGATGCAGGAGACGCTGGAGCaatggggaaaagagaaggcagagagagagcaggagcacaagAAGGAGCTGTCTGAGATGAGGCAGAAAGTTGCCACCCTGCTGGCACAACAAGAAGAGGAACGAAGTAGATTTGAAAATGCCAAGCAAGAG GTCCTGCTGGAAGAGCAGAAGGAGAAGAGTGCTTTATCAGAGGCACTGCTCCAAACTCAGGGAGAGCTCATCCGAGCCCGCCAGCAggtccagcagctcaggcaggaggtgacagagcagcAAGAGAAGGGGCAG ACCGTGAAGGCAAATCTGCAAGCTGAGCTCGAGGAAGCTCACAGTGAAGCCCAGGCAGCTCAGAGGAGGCACGAGGAAGAGCTACAAGGCCTCAAAGAGGAAATTAATCTCCTCCTTGAGCAGAGGGAGGCTCTACAAAAGCAG GTGGCAGAGTTGACATCTCAGCTGGCAGCCTCCCGAGAGTGCCAGGAAAGGACTGTACAGAGAGCCCAGCAAGATGTGAGGGAGGCCCAGGAAGTGTccaggcagaagctgctggaggctgagcAGACCCAGAAGATGCTGGAGGAGGCAGAACATCAGAAGAAGGAGCTTCAAGTATATCTGGAGTAcctggagagggaaaggagtCGATTGGAAGAAGTGGcacagaaaaattcagaattgcAGGCTTCAGTGAATGCCctagagaaggaaaaagccaG GCTGACTCTGTCTCTGGAAGAAAAGGATCTGAGCCTCAGAACCCTGGAAGAAAACAACCTGGCCCAGATCAGTCAGGTGTCTCAGCTTCATTCTGCCCTTACCCAGGCTGAGGAGCTCCACTCAGAGCACAGAAGAGAAGTGCAGGAGCTCAACAAACAG ATCCAGGCCCTACaggatgcagtgctgcagatggAGGCTTCCCAGGCAACtcggcagaagcagctgctgaaggagctggaggagtcCCAGGCAGGAGAACGCTCTTTGAGGGACTCTGTGCACGTGCTGGAGGCTGAGGTGTCTGAGCTGCGTGTGAAGCTCCAGAGCTCTGATGACAGAGCAGAGGCCTTGGCCACACAGTGTCAACAGGCCAGTGGTGCCCACCAGGAAACTCAGTCCCAGCTGGACAAACTGCTCTTAGCTCTCCACCACATGATCAGGGTCAGCAGGGACTTGGTCACTTGGAGCTCAG AAGAGGATCATGTCATGGGCCTAACTGCTTCTCAGGCCGGGGATGTCTCCACAGAGCTCACAGTGGACagagtggcagcagctctgcaagacctgcagcagcacctggagcatTCCCAGAAAGATCTG AATGATGCAAGGAACAGGATACAGGCCTTGGAGCTGGAGCTGGTCACGAGGCAGGATCAGATAGACAATCTCAGAGCCAGCAATCAGGAGCTGCAGATACAGTTGGATGAAAGTCGGGCAG caatGTTGAAGGCAGAACACCAGAAGACCTCTCTAGAAACTGCCTTGAAGGAAGAGACCATTACCCTGAAGGAAGAGGCTGTGGCTCTCCGTCAGGAGGTGGCATCTCTGAAGAAGAAATTGGAAAacctggagaaggaaaggaaagatgtGCTG CATGaacaggacaggctgcaggcagataaagaaaaactaGAGTGTGAGATAAAACTTCTGGAGGAATCAGTCACAGCCTCTGAAACCCGAGCAAATACAGCAATAGACAAGAATCACTCTCTTGAACAAGAACTCCAAACTGCCCTGTCcatgttaaaaattaaaaatgaggaAGTACAAAACCAGGGGAAGAAAATGGAGATTCTTCAGAAAGAGGCAGCAGAGACCAAAGCTTTGCAGGAGCATCTCACTCATGTGACTGCCATACTgtcagagagggagggagaaatgaAGTTGTACCAAGAGCAGATGAGAAtgttggaaaagcagaaagaaatgcaTAAAACTGCTCTTAATCAGGTTATTAAGGACATAACAGAGAAAGAACAGAAGACAGAATCCCAACAGGAACAGATacaggagctggagaagcagcaagaaaagcaaaggattGTTTTAAGCAAAATGAGCCAAGAGCTGGAAGAGAAGGACCAAGAGATCAGGTCCCAGGAAGAGCTGATAAGGGAGCTGGAGAAGCAGTTAGAATTGCAGAACTCTGCTGTCAGCAGGGTGAGCaaagagctggaggagagaCACCTGGAGATCAAATTccaggaggagaaaataatgATTCTAGAACAGCATGGTGCAGTACAAGTCAGAAATCTGCTTGTTGATCTTGATGATATGAAAGGAAACCTGAAGGAGAAAGGGTTGGAGCTTCTTTCTCTGACTCAGCAGATTCAAGAactggaaaaggagagagaagatgTGAAATCTCTAAATGCTAGCCTTGAGCACCTGAGAACTATTCTTAAGGACAGAGAGAGTGAGTGTGATGCTCAAAGGGAAGAGTTAAGGCTCCTGCAGCAGTACAAGGAACAGCAAGACAGGCATCTGCAAGAGCTTCTTGATAAAGTAGAAATCATGACACTTTCTTTATCTAAAAAAGAGCAAGAGCTTGAGTCACAGCAAAAGCAAATGCAGGAAGTTGAAGAAGTGATGGAAATGCAGTTAAAGACTGTCCGGGACCAACTGGAGCAGACCTTAGCaaccttaaaagaaaaagacagaCTTATGGACATCCAAAAGCAACAAACAAGGAgctatgaggaaaaaaaagaggaacagATTAATGTCTTGCACAGAGACTTAGAATACTCTCGAACAAtattgaaagaaaaggatttaatGATTGAATCTCAGAAGGAACTGATTGAGACCTtccaaaaacaaaagcaagactCTGAACAGCAGAAGCAAATTCTGCATTGTCTTCAAGTGGAACTAAaggaaaaagagcaggaaattTTGTCCCTTAGAAAGCAATGTGAGGCAtgcaaggaaaaggaggaaaagcttGAAGCTGAGCAAAGAAATTTCCATGCAACAGCACTgagtctgaaagaaaaagaagacaagatTTGTGTTCTGGAGGACACCATCACAAAGCTTCAACAGCAGAAGGAAGAGACAGCAGTGCAGGCTAAAGCCATACTGCAAAAACTAGAATATGCTGAGTCTTCTCTTGAAGCTAAACATCAAGAGATAGTGGCTTTGCAAGAGCATGTCCAGGACCTTCAAGAGCAGAAGGAGGTGGCAGGCAAGCAGGCCAAAAGTCTAGAGCAGGATCTAGACAAAGCAAGCCAGATGTTGAAGAAGAACCATTTGGAGTTCCTCAAGCAGACAGAGCAAATGAACACGTTCCAGCTTCGTGAAGAAAGCATGAAAGTAGCGCTAACATCATGCCAGAAACAAGTGACTCTACTTGAGGAAGTGGTGAGGAAGAAAGATGAGGACAATGACACTCTTAGGCAAAAACTCCAGCATGTAGAAGAAGAACTGAAGACTTTGCAGAATCTCCAGCTTAGGTTAACTGAGAAGAATGAAGGGGTTAGACATGATGGAGAGCAAGAGTTCCTGAAAGAAACCTTCCCTGAAAGAGAAGGAGAGATCAGGGCTCAAAGTGAGCAAAAGCAGATAGAAGTGGAAATAAGAGCTCTTCGGGAAGATCTCCAGCACGTTCAGCATACTCTGACAAAGAAGGATAAAGAGGTCAAGTACCAGACAGACAAAGTCAAGTATTTAAAGAAGACTCTAATAGAGAGAGAACAAGAACTTAGGAGGCAGAGTGAACTCCTGAAAGAATTAACATTGGCTTTGCGATGGAAAGATGAAGGGGAAACCCTAAAGAAACAAATCCAAAAACTCCAAAaatgggaggaagaggaagcagagaagaggaaaattctCCAAGAGAGGGACTATCTCTTGCAAAGGCAGAAGGAAATTACCCAACAGTTAGAAGCTGAGAGGGAAGCCAATGGCAAAGACCTGGAGTGTGTGACTGCTGCTTTGAAgcagagggaaagcagagaaCATGAATGGAGAGAGAACGCTCAAGTCCTGAGTGCTGCACTGAGCAAGAGTGAAATGGCCAATGGGAATCTGAAGAAGGAGATAACCATCCTGCAGAGAATGATTTCAGAGAGAGACACAGACCGATTTCGTCAACAGGTAGGCACTGGCATTGACCTTCAGTCCACTGCAACACACCTGAATTATTCCAGTGATGTTTCCCAAGAAGAG CAGGCTCTTGCTGAAGGGGAGCAGCTGTCATGGCTGTCAGAGAAGAGACTCATGTTGCAGAGCCTGGAATGTCTGCAGCGAGCAGTTGCAAAGCTGGAAGATGAAAAGGTGAAGCTCAACCAACAAAACACTGAACTCAGGAGGACTCTTGAGCAG GTGGAACACGAACGGAGGAGACTGAAGAGATGTTTTAGGGGTCGGTTACTCCCAGATGCCTCtggattttctctctctgagtCTGACCAGTGCAAGTCGCCTGCTTCCAGACAG GAGGAGTCTCATGCTCACTGCAGTCAGCGCTTGGCTGAGTTACAGAACCAG gtgtccctgctgcagtcacagctggcCCAAGAGCGACAGCACTGTCAGAATTACATTGAGAGCTGTGCAAGgaccaggcaggagctgtcagaCCTTCATCAGGAGCTGTCCTGCTCCTTTGCAGCTGTGCTCAAGGAGCCCGAAGTTGCTGTTCTGGAAGAAGAGACGCGGAAGCTGGATCAGTCTCTGAACCTTAACTCTGCACTGACACCCCTGGACCATCATTCTCTGGAGAGACAGCTGGAGCATCCAAGAGCCAGACCTGCCAGAAGCAATGATGACCTGAGGTAA
- the GDF5 gene encoding growth/differentiation factor 5, translated as MKILHFLTLLLWHLTWLSLDLVPGALSNSEAGQGNPGSKLGFLKAEGKERNPSARAGTLRTASHGYSAGTSKARTKSSAVQAGALLAKNDDSKKVPSRTAATEGKVGHLPSRASGVRTVTPKVQNLSSKVALKKTGTSSTDSDSLKTKKTKEPVTQREAKESFRHPPITPHEYMLSLYRTLSDAERKGVNGSVKLEAGLANTITSFIDKGQDERAPTIRKQKYIFDISALEKDGLLGAELRILRKKPSDTWRSHSSGKTSQVKLFSCSTNRQASTLLDSRTVSITDTPKWEVFDIWKLFRNFKNLVNLCFELETFDRGRAVDLRSVGFNRTGRQVNEKALFLVFGRTKKRDLFFNEIKARSGQDDKTVYEYLFNQRRKRRAPLATRQGKRPTKNLKARCSRKALHVNFKDMGWDDWIIAPLEYEAYHCEGLCEFPLRSHLEPTNHAVIQTLMNSMDPESTPPTCCVPTRLSPISILFIDSANNVVYKQYEDMVVESCGCR; from the exons ATGAAAATCCTGCATTTTCTCACTTTACTGCTTTGGCATTTGACTTGGCTGTCTCTGGATCTAGTTCCTGGAGCGCTGAGTAATTCTGAAGCAGGCCAGGGTAATCCAGGATCTAAACTAGGTTTTttgaaagcagaaggaaaggagaggaatcCCTCTGCACGGGCAGGTACATTGAGGACTGCAAGCCATGGATACAGTGCTGGGACCTCAAAGGCCAGGACTAAAAGCAGTGCTGttcaggctggagctctgctggccaAGAACGATGACTCAAAGAAGGTTCCCTCGAGAACAGCAGCCACGGAGGGCAAGGTAGGACATCTCCCCAGCAGAGCTTCTGGAGTAAGGACAGTCACTCCAAAGGTTCAAAATCTTAGCAGCAAGGTGGCTTTGAAAAAAACTGGGACAAGCAGTACTGACAGTGATTCtctcaaaaccaaaaagacTAAAGAGCCTGTAACCCAGAGGGAAGCTAAGGAAAGTTTCCGACATCCCCCGATAACGCCACATGAATACATGCTCTCTTTGTACAGGACTCTCTCAGATGCAGAAAGAAAGGGTGTTAATGGAAGTGTAAAACTGGAGGCTGGACTTGCCAATACAATAACCAGCTTTATAGACAAAGGACAAG ATGAGCGAGCACCAActataagaaaacaaaaatatatttttgacaTCAGTGCATTAGAAAAAGATGgtttgctgggagcagagcttcGAATATTGAGAAAAAAACCTTCTGATACCTGGAGGTCTCATTCTTCTGGAAAAACTTCCCAAGTAAAATTATTTAGTTGCTCTACAAACAGACAAGCCTCAACACTCTTGGACTCTCGGACTGTCAGCATCACCGATACACCCAAGTGGGAAGTGTTTGATATCTGGAAACTtttcagaaactttaaaaaCTTGGTTAACTTGTGTTTTGAACTGGAAACTTTTGACAGGGGGAGAGCTGTTGATCTCAGGAGTGTGGGATTTAATAGAACAGGAAGACAGGTCAATGAAAAGGCTCTGTTCTTGGTGTTTGGGAGGAcgaaaaaaagagatttattcTTCAATGAAATCAAAGCTAGATCCGGCCAAGATGACAAAACTGTTTATGAGTACTTATTCAACCAGAGGCGGAAGAGAAGAGCTCCTCTAGCAACACGGCAAGGCAAGAGGCCCACCAAGAATCTGAAGGCGAGGTGTAGCAGAAAAGCCCTCCACGTGAATTTTAAGGATATGGGCTGGGATGACTGGATAATTGCCCCCCTGGAGTATGAGGCGTATCATTGCGAAGGGCTCTGTGAATTCCCGCTCCGCTCCCACCTGGAGCCCACCAACCACGCGGTTATCCAGACTTTAATGAACTCCATGGACCCTGAGTCCACGCCCCCGACTTGCTGCGTCCCAACCCGGCTGAGCCCCATCAGCATCCTTTTCATTGACTCTGCAAACAATGTGGTCTACAAGCAGTACGAGGACATGGTGGTGGAGTCCTGTGGCTGCAGGTAG